Genomic DNA from Triticum dicoccoides isolate Atlit2015 ecotype Zavitan chromosome 4B, WEW_v2.0, whole genome shotgun sequence:
GCGTGACTCGATTGGTAGGTTCAGATTTTGACGATATTATCTCTTGCAATCGGAAGCAGCGGACGTGGGATTTGTTTTGGAAACAAAAGGGACCGAGTCCCGATAGAACTCGTAGCCGAGCCGGACTGCTGGAGCCTTGCACGCGCAGTATAAAATAAGGCAGCCGGCTAGGGACAAGACGAGGCAATAGATCAGATCGAGATCGGCCAGAAAAAATCCATCAGGGGCTTCGCATCCATCGAGAGGACAGGCTTTGGCAGGAAAGCAAATAGCGCTAGTATTGTAGTTGAGCCAAGGGAGCACTTTGACGTGAAGACCAACTAGTTCGTTGACCGCTAGTAGCAGTACGCGGAGGTTTGGTTCGTGTACTTGCGGATCACGGGAAGACTGCTCGGTTATTTTTTACGGAGTCAGCCGTACAAAGAATCATGGCGTTATCGGGTATCAGGTTTGAGGTGAAGAAGTTCAACGGAACTGGAAGCTTTGGGTTATGGCAAACAAGAGCgaaagatttgttggcacaacaaggatgatgcttgaaggcgttgttgAAGGAAGCCAAGCCAGCTAAGATGAAGGCGGATGACTGGAAGGAGTTACAGTTGAAAGCAGCCGGGACTATACGGTTGTGTCTGTCGGACCAGATTATTTATCATGTGATGGATGAGAATTCGCCGAAGAAGATCTGGGAGAAGCTGGAAAGTCAGTTTATGTCCAAGACTGCGACGACCAAGGTGTATCTGAAGCAAAAGTTGTATGGGATGAGGATGCAGGAGGGGTCGGATCTTGTGGAGTATATGAACGCCTTTAATCAAGTCGTGACGGATCTAGCACGCTTGGGTGCGACGGTTGATGACGAGGATAGGGCAATTCTGCATCTTTGTTCATTGCCATCATCCTATGACCATTTGATCACTACTTTGACGCACGGCAAGGAGACCGTCAAGAATGAGGATATTACTGCGGCATTGCTATCTTATGATATGAGAAAGAAGAACGCGGTGGAAGTCTCTCATGATGAAGGTTTGCTAGTCAAGGGTGAGCAGTGGCGGAAGGGATATGAGGCTGGaaagaacaagaaaaaaaaagaatataCAGTGTCACAAGTGTAAGCAGTGGGGACATATGAGAAAGGACTGTCCAGAACTCAATGGCGGGGCAAGTGCTAATAAGGCAACTCATGGTGATGACTCAGACATCAGTAGTGATGTTCTCATAGTATCAGACAGGCGGTCAAACAAAGGTGAAGCGTGGATGTTGGATTCAACTTGCTCTTTTCATGCGACAACCAACAGGAGTGGTTCTCTTCGTACAAGTCTGgtgagtttggtttagcctatgtgGGCGATGACACAGGTTATCGTGTTGCTGGAGTAGGTGACATCAAAATCAAGATGTTTGACGGAGTTGAGCGGATGCTTCGGGGAGTCAGGCATGTGTCAGGGCTAAGGAGGAATCTAATTTCGCTTGGTGTTCTTCATAATGATGGTATGGTATTCCGTTGTGATCGGGATAAGAAGACCATGAGAATCATAGAAGATGAGGTGACCGTGATGATTGGAGAGAAGACGGCTTCGCATCTTTACAAGTTGCAAGGAAGCACTATTGCAGGTGGAGTCACGGAGACTGGAGTTGCGGGAGTAGCAGCGGGGTCTCACGGTGGCGGCGGGTCTGGGGCAGACTCGTCGAGTAGCTCTCGGTAAGCTACGAAGAAGACAACACAAGTCCAGAGTACATGaaagtttgacgcatggacaaattcaaggtggtgaagaatatttgtcaaggtggagtttgttgtgtTTGTGTCGAATATTTTGTACTAGTTGGGTTACACTTGGACTTGGTGTTGTAGTGTGGGTAGGATACGTGTAGTGTCGGAGTCGGACACGTTGTACCCTTGGCCTCTTATATATGAGGAGACACCCCACGTTGTAACACATGACGACTAAATAGCGACAAGCTCGCAAGGGGTGCTGGCGGCTTGTGCCGGTGTCCGGGTGGCCGGTGTTGTGATATCTCGGGAAGGAGCACCCGTAGTCATTGTCCCGGGGAGTAGGTGAGTTCGCCGAacttcgttaacaaatctcggtgtcgtcatTGTCTGTGATTGCTTGTTCCTCGATGGATCGTTCACgtacctcggatttattctaacagtcATGACGAAATACAGGTGCACGATCATACCATTACAACAGAGTTACTAAAATTCCAACATTACAACGGAAATACGGTGGCAAGGCGCTTCGTAAAACATCATGTGCTTGCTGAGGTTGAGCGCTCCCGAGAGACGGACCTGGAGCATGAACTGCGGCTGTGAGCATAGCTTTCTCTAGAACGCCTCTTGCCAGGTGACCTGCTGCGTGATGGCTTGCTTCCGGCGCATCCTTTCCGTGGAGAACAGCTCCTTGATTCTTCTGAAACCGGGGAGCAGCTGCGGGAGTAGCTCCTGCGTGGCGATATGCTGCGAGAGTAGCTCCGTCTTCTGCTCCTTGGAGAATAGCGCCTGCTGTAGTATGCTGAAACAGAACGGTCGTGGGAGTGCGACCTCTGCCTTCTGTAACGGTATGGAGATCTTGAACGGTGGCGATGACCATGGCGGGGTGAGTAGGACCTGTCATAGGGTGAGTAGGACCTACGCCTGTCGTAGGGAGACTCCGACCTGTCAGAAGGAGAGTATGATCTCCTTCTGCCATAGGGAGAGTAGTATCGCCTCCTTTCATCAGGGGAGTATGATCTACGCCTGTCACGACGAGAGTATGATCTGTCACGACGAGAGTATGATCGTCCTCTGCGATAAGGAGAATAAGAGCGTTCTCGCTCAGGCGAGTAGCGTGAGCTGTAACGGTCTCTCCTAACAGGTGACCTGCTTCGGGAATACCTCCTTCCTGGTATCACCACATAATCAAATGTCAATAATCAGATGTGATATGAAGTGTCAGCGGTGCTCACTTTCTAGCACATAATTCATGGTACCAAGGTGTCGAAGATAAATCATGTCACAATAACTTACCACGCGATGATTTGGTGCCCAGATACCTTCCTGGTGTTGGGGTTCGGCCTCGTCTTCTCTTTGCCTGTGGTGGAGAAGGGGCTCAAAATCAGTACTTGTGTTTTATGTCAAAAGCAAGATTCAATACATTATTGGGGATCTGAAGAACACAAATAGTATGAAAAAACAATAATGGCGGGCGTACAACCCTTTGGGTGAGGTAGCATTGTTTCGATCTTAGGTTGTGTATCTTTTGAATTTGATGCCAAACAGCTGCGGGCATCAACCTGCTGCTGTCAACAAAATCTTCAAACAAGAAGAACATTCAAATATTTAGCTTGGAAGGCTAATCTGTACATAATAATTCCACTCCATATAGAAGGAGAAGGAGAATGGACAAATATCAGAGAGTTAACAGTCTTTTGGCAATACCTTCTCAACAGTAATGACACGACCTTCCAGCACTGAACGGTCGAGATATTTGATGCAGTGTTCTGCCTCCTTAAGAGTAGCCATGGTAACAAACCCAAATCCCCGTGATTCCCTTGTCCATGGATCAAGTACTATACTTGCATCAATCACCTGTGCCACATCCAGCAAGATAAATAAGTGGAATTGTTAGCAATCTTCTCACATGGGTACCAGTTTCCTCAGCAAACATTTCCATAAGTTTACCTCTCCCTCTGTAGAGAAATGCTTCTCCAGATCTCGATCAGTTAGACGAGATGATAAACCAGTCACGAAGAGATTGTTCCCAGGGTTCTCAACATCACTCGAGTCCACACTCCTAACACATTACATGGATATCAATCACTCCCTAAAATTAGAGCCAGAAATGCCTAGACTCCAAAATATAGAACATGGACACAAACATAATATTAGCATTTCTGAGGATAAAGGATGTTTACCTTGAACGACTCCTGTACCTCGAATACGACATCTGCAAGACAGACAGGCAAATGAATCAGCACCCACCAGAGGACTCGTATAGAAAAAACTCAGATAAGTAGCATGTAACTACATTTCTAAATGTACCATGGCTTCGCAACATACTACCGCATAGCGCCAATAGATCATACAAATATCTAACCTGACCATAGAAGCTCTGATCACTGCGACAGCTCGATTTCAAGCATGCAACAATCCACTGTCAGTTTACACTTTGCAGCGTCGAAGATATGTGGTCATAGATTGTTGCGTGTCCAAAAGCTTGGAGACCTAATACAACCTTGTTTCGTGTTCAGTTCAGTGTTGACTGTCTGTTCCCGGAACAGTTTCCTTCCCACCAATTCAACGTTCCCGTACAAGTTACGGGGTTCAGTGATAAATCTGTTTTCCTCATCGCGTTAGGTACAATCGCAGTCCAGATGAAACCACTACGCACAGAACACGAATTGGGGAAACATAACCGCTAACAACATAGGAATTCTCGGTTTAATTTGCTTCATGTCATATAGATCTAGCGCATTTGCGAACCAGAATTGaggataaaaaaaattgaggatcaATCAGCCTCCGAACCCCAACATACGTTTTCCTACTGGCAAGTATGGGTCTCATGGCTCTCTATGATCTGCGGGTTATGAGCTGTATGTGCTAAAACTATCGCCAAATCAAACCTAGAACAGAAGGCAGGATGAAATTCGCAGCACCCTTCACATGATAGTATCATGCTACTGACGAAACGCGAGGAAGAAGGCGAGGAAATACCTTTGCTTCGTCGCCGCTGCGACTGCGATCCTGTCCTCCCGAAGCCTCTCGAGTCTCTGTCTTCAGCTTCGCCTCTGCGTATGTCAGTTACCACCTGCGACACCGCCCCTCTTTTCCCGTTGGATCGCGCACGCGCGCGCGTGTGAATAAATAGAGAGGGCCTGCGGGAAGGTTCTGGAGGGGGGCGGACGCGAGACTTTCTCAAATCCGGTTGAATTGGCTGAGCGAACGCACCGCACGGCACCACCTTCCGCTTCGACACTTGGCATCTCTCTCCGCCATCCGTTTCCCCCTTTTCTTCCTGCTTTAAAAAAATTGttctttattttcatttttcttctaAAATGATCCATCGAGTTTTAAAGACCATTAAACAACCACTATCGTCACCAGAACGAGCACCCGACGGACTACTGTTGCAAGGCACTACCGGTTGaatttagagcatctctagcagacgctCTAAAAGCGCTCGGCCCATATAATTCCGGCGACTATATGGGTTTGCCCTGTTTATTGGGCCAGACAGACCCCGTATAGTCGCCCCGGTCTGTAAAACATTTACGGTGGCCCGGAAACCACCTCCTCCCCGCGCAGTATATCTACGAGTCTGCGGCCGCTATACGGGGCGAAACCCTATTCCCCTCGCCACTGCAATCTTCCCTTTCCCCCTGACTTCTTGCCGCCGGCAACCCAAATCCGCCGCCCACTCTGCTACTGCAGACAGATCCGCCACTATATGGCACGAAATGTGGAGCTCCGGCCGTGGTCACGACTAGCGAGGACCCCGAGTGGAAGTACTACGTCGCCGCCTACGCGGCAAGGAAGCGGTCCGCCCGGTGGTACATGAACCGGGGCCTTGAGCCGCCGTCGTCCCTCTTCCGTCGCTAGAGGGAGGAGTACGACCGGCGGCAGGATCGGCTCTCCTCCGGCGCGGGCAGCTTTGTCGCGTCGGCTAGCTCGCATATGCCGCTCCCACCGGTGAAGAGGGAGGTGGAGGCGGAGCGGCGGAGTGCTGGCGTCGCCGGGCCGGAGGATTTTCTTTCCTCTTCCGATGCGGACGCCATCGAGGTGGCCATCCTCATGCGCAGTgcgcgggaggaggaggcggcgcaacGCTGCCGCCGGGACGAGGAACTCGACACCGTCCTATACGAGCAGGGGCTCGCGATTTCAACGACAACATGGCCGCGTGGCTCCGCAAAGCCGCCGCACAGGATGCCATCTTCGTCGACCCCGCCTCCACAACGATGATTGATGATCTCCGCCGCCGCACCCGGAGGGCTCCAGTGAGCCACATTTTGGGCATTGGGGGTAGGGGTAGGCGGCCTCCTCCGATCTAGTATATGTAaatcaatgctacctcttgagcacgcgttggttttcccttgaagaggaaagggtgatgcagcaaagtagcgtacgtatttttctcagtttttgagaaccaaggtagcaatccagtagaaggttacacgcaagtcgccttgtatctgcacaaataaataagaaccttgcaaccaacgcgataaaggggttgtcaaccccttcacggccacttgcaaaagtgagatttgatagagataataagataaatatttttggtatttttgttgtatagattgaaaagtaaagattgcaaaataataaacGAGATgtaatgtaaataaaagagatataatacgatggaaaagcgacccaggggccataggtttcactagtggcttctctcaagatagcgtattatacgttgggtgaacaaattactgtcgagcaattgatagaaaaacgcatagttatgagaatatctaggcatgatcatgtatataggcatcgcgtccatgacaagtagatcgaaacggttctacatctactactattaccccacacatcgaccgctatccaacatgcatctagagtattaaattcataagaacagagtaatacattaagcaagatgacatgatgtagagagataaattcaagcaatatgatataaaccccatctttttatcctcgatgacaacaatacaatacgtgccttgctgcccctgctgtcattgggaaaggacaccgcaagattgaacccaaagctaagcacttctcctattgcaagaaagatcatactagtaggccaaaccaaactgataattcgaagagacttgcaaagatatcatgaTGAGGCGCGGACTAGCGAGATGCTAATTCGCGCGCGTagacggcccgatctttcacgacgatGTTTGATGAGCAATTCGTCTCACTGTTCCTCCTCGCAACCTTCAAGAACAATTTTCACCCGCATACGAAAATACACGAATAAAAATAATGATCCTCTTGGATCAGCACGTAGGTgtcgatgtgatgatcaaccctTCGCCGCTAATAAATTTTCACGATGGAAAATCACAGATGATACACAAGATATGATCATCCCTACGTCGGACGTTTTTCTGTATATTTCATAACTCTGAAAACAAACTAAAACTGATCTCTACATCGGCCTTGgccggccctttttataggcgacaCGAACTTGGAATAGACTAAGCCAAACTAAATTGAAACGACCTCTCCTAACAAACTAAGAATTTGACTAATTAATTATCCGGCCATATTGATCACCTTGCAATTAACCTAGACTCAAAACATGTACGTAACTAGTGCACGTCTGCCACGTACAAGCAAATTACACCAAAGATAAAATGACTTGTTTAAATAAAAGATGAAGACTTATCCCTTGACAGATCCTATAAATTGCATGCCTGTAGTTTAAACAGGAAACTGCCGATCCTTATTATCTTTGGAGGCGTACGAAACATTGGAATTATATCTTCTGTCTTCGGTTCCTGTTTAGCATCCGTTCTGGACCTTTTGTTGTACATTATGCTAGGTATTGATACATGCACTGTATGATAAGGATCAACATGCATTAATTTCTTTCCAAATACAGAAGCAATTTTTGGTCCACAAAGCTGTCGCACACGACCATCATTTCCTTGACATATTCTGGTCGTATGCTTGGCATTATCTTCCGCAACTTTTTCATGCCTTGACTCATCAAATGGCTCAACTTTAGTAGAATTATCGATCAATGGTGTCTTGCCCGCATCATCCTCCCTTCCTTGAAGAGAAACCATCCTCAGTTTCAAGTCTATTTTTTGTACAACCTTCCTCTCCGGAACTTGCATCTCTATGATGATTGCACTGTCTGCCATTGGTTTCAACACGTGCTTTCTTCCATCATGCATGAATGTGTATGTGTTGGATCTTCCAGCATGGACTGCATCatgatcaaattgccatggtcttccCAACAACAATTGATATGCATCCATCGGCACAACATCACAGTCCACTGTATCAATATAATCTCCAACTGCAAACTTCACACGCACCTTATGCGTGATCTTTAATTTTCCAGAATTGTATAGCCACTCCACGTAGTGCGGTTGCGGATGTCGCCACATGGACAAACCCAATGCATGCACAACATCTTTACTAATGGCGTTGGTAAAGCTGCCACCATCAATTATCATCTTGCAAGCAAGATTCTTGATCTGACATTGTGTTCTAAAAACACTCCACCGTGCCCCTTTGCACCACCATCCTCTTGCACCTTCTCCACCAAAAGATTCAGCCCTTCTACCGGTGCATCGATTTCttcctttatttcttgttcttctttttttcttttcagcaAACGACTTTTCTAATCCTTCATGAACACATCCACTGGCATAGGAATAAAACAAACTCTTTGACCCTTCCATGATAAAGAGAAACTATTTTTCTTGAGATTCCGAACAGCCCCGACACACGTGCACCATGGGTTCCCAAGTAGCAGATGGCACGACACCATGGGCACTGGACAAACGTGATAAAATTCCGCACAACAATATTTCCCCAAATCGAAAATTAGCAAAATCCGATGAGTAATTTTGATTTCACCTTTGAACCACTTTAATGTGTATGGTCTTTCAAGAGGTGCCATCTTCAGCCCCAATTTTTCCACCACTTCGATGCTCACCATGTTGACCGCGGGACCTTCATCAATCGTCAAATTGACACACCGTTCCTTCACGATGCAACATGTGTGAAAAAGGACAACCTCGCtgatgccttcctcctccatcaataCGTTCCTGCTCAACACATCCATACTCGCCTCCATAGACGATATTGCAAACTAAATCGCTGTGACTAaccttagctctgataccacttgatgaggCGCGGACTAGCGAGATGCTAATTCACGCGCGCAgacgggccgatctttcacgacgaTGTTTGATGAGCAATTCGTCTCCCTGTTCCTCCTGGCAACCTCCAAGAACAATTTTCACCCGCGTACGAAAATACACGAATAAAAATAATGATCCCCTTGGATCAGCACGTAGGTAtcgatgtgatgatcaaccctTCGTCGCTAATAAATTTTCACGATGGAAAATCACAGATGATACACAAGATATGATCATCCCTACGTCAGACGTTTTTCTGTATATTTCATAACTCTGAAAACAAACTAAAACTGATCTCTACATCGGCCTTGgtcggccctttttataggcgacgCGAACTTGGAATAGACTAAGCCAAACTAAATTGAAACGACCTCTCCTAACAAACTAAGGATTTGACTAATTAATTATTCGGCCATATTGATCACCTTGCAATTAACCTATACTCAAAACATGTACGTAACTAGTGCACGTCTGCCACGTACAAGCAAATTACACCAAAGATAAAATGACTTGTTTAAATAAAAGACGAAGACTTATCCCTTGACAGATCCTATAAATTGCATGCCTGTAGTTTAAACAGGAAACTACCGATCCTTATTATCTTCGGAGGCGTACGAAACATTGGAATTATATCTTCCGTCTTCGGTTCCTGTTTAGCATCCGATCTGGACCTTTTGTTGTACATTCTGCTAGGTATTGATACATGCACTGTATGATAAGGATCAACATGCATTAATTTCTTTCCAAATACAGAAGCAATTTTTGGTCCACAAAGCTGTCGCACACGACCATCATTTCCTCGACATAATCTGGTCGTATGCTTGGCATTATTTTCCGCAACTTTTTCATGCCTTGACTCATCAAATGGCTCAACTTTAGTAGAATTATCGATCAATGGTGTCTTGCCCGCATCATATCAAATCAtagatataagaattcagagaagaatcgaatattgttcatagataatattgatcataaacccacaattcatcggatctcgacaaacacaccacaaaaagtattacatcgaatatatctccaagaagattgaggagaactttgtattgagaatcaaagagagagaagaagccatctagctaataactatggacccgaaggtctgtggtaaactactcacacatcatcagagaggctatggtgttgatgtagaagccctccatgatcgattcccccctccgacggagcaccgaaaaaggccccaagatgggatctcacgggtacagaaggttgcggcggtggaaaaagggtttcatggtgctcctggatgttttcggggtatacgagtatatataggcaaaagaaataggtcagtggagccacgaggggcccacgagggtggggggcgcgccctcctacctcctgGCTGCAtcgttgcttccttgacatccacttcaagtctcctagattgctttgttccaaaaatgattctcccgaaggtttcattctgtttggactccatttgatattccttttccgcgaaacactgaaataggcaaaaaacaacaatttgcactgggcctccggttaataggttagtcacaaaaataatataaaagtgcataataaagcccattaaacatccaaaacagataatataatagcatggaacaataaaaaattatagatacgttggagatgtatcaagcatccccaagcttaattcctccttgtcctcgagtaggtaaaagataaaaacagaatttttgatgtggaatgctacctaacataattttcaatgtaattctctttattgtggcatgaatgtttagatccaaaagattcaatataaaagtttaatattgacataaaaatactaATACtttaagcatgctaaccaagcagtttttgtcttatcaaaataacataaccaaaaaaagcttatccctacaaaatcatatagtttggccatgcttcattttcgtcacacaaaatgctcccatcatgcacaaccccggtttcagccaagcaattggttcatactttttaacacgcttcagccttttcaaccctcacataATACATGAgcgtaatgaaggaaatatgccctagaggcaataataaagttattatttatttccttatttcatgataaatgtttattattcatgctagaattgtattaaccggaaacataatacatgtgtgaatacatagacaaacagagtgtcactagtatgcctctacttgactagctcgttgaatcaaagatggttaagtttcctagccatagacatgagttgtcatttgattaacaagatcacatcattaggagaatgatgtgattgacttgacccattccattagcttagcacttgatcatttagtatgttgctattgctttcttcatgacttatacatgttcctatgactatgagattatgcaactcttgtttaccggaggaacactttgtgtgctaccaaacgtcacaacataactgggtgattataaaggagctctacaggtgtctctgaaggtacatgttgagttggcgtatttcgagattaggatttgtcactctgattgtcgaagaggtatcaccgggccctctcggtaatgcacatcactataagccttgcaagcaatttgacttatgagttagttgtgggatgatgcattacataacgagtaaagagacttgccagtaatgagattgaactaggtattgagataccgatgatcaaatctcgggcaagtaacataccgatgacaaagggaacaacatatgttgttatgcggtttgaccgataaagatcttcgtagaatatgtgggggccaatatgagcatccaggttctgctattggttattgaccggagacgtgtctcggtcatgtctacatagttctcgaacctgtagggtccgcacgcttaaagtttcaatgacgattatattataagtttatgagTTTTAATATACCGAAGGTtggttggagtcccggatgtgatcacggacatggagAGGAgtttctaaatggtcgagacatgaagattgatatattggaagcctatatttggatgtcggaagtgttccgggtgaaatcgtgattttaccggagtaccgaggggttaccggaaccccccgggggcttaatgggccatagtgggccttagtggagaagaggagaggaggccagggcagggccgcgcgcccctcccccctagtccgaataggacaaggagaggggggcggcgcccccccctttccttcctctctctccctcctctttcccccttctcctaatccaacaaggaagggagggagtcctactcccggtgggagtaggactccccttggcgcgcctcctccctggccgaccaccccctccccccttgctcctttatatacgggagcagggggcacctctagaaaaaacaacagatcattgatctcttagccatgtgcgggggccccctccaccatagtcctcctcgataatattttagtggtgcttaggcgaagccttgcgacggtagaacatcatcatcgtcaccatgccgtcgtgctgacggaactctccctcgacactcggctggatcggagttcgagggacgtcatcgagctgaacgtgtgctagaactcggaggtgccgtgctttcggtgcttgatcggtcgggccgtgaagacatacgactacatcaaccgcattgttctaacgcttccgctttcggtctacgagggtacgtggacaacactctcccctctcattgctatgaatcaccatgatcttgcgtgtgcgtaggatttttttgaaattactacgttccccaacagtggcatccgagccagttttatgcgtagatgttatatgcacgagtagaacacaagtgagttgtgggcgatacaagtcatactgcttaccagcatgtcgtgCTTTGGTTCAgcggtgttgttggatgaagcggcccagaccgacattacgcgtacgcttacgcgagactagttctaccaacgtgctttgcacacaggtggctggcgggtgtcagcttctcca
This window encodes:
- the LOC119290890 gene encoding serine/arginine-rich splicing factor SR45a-like isoform X2; translated protein: MFFLFEDFVDSSRLMPAAVWHQIQKIHNLRSKQCYLTQRAKRRRGRTPTPGRYLGTKSSRGRRYSRSRSPVRRDRYSSRYSPERERSYSPYRRGRSYSRRDRSYSRRDRRRSYSPDERRRYYSPYGRRRSYSPSDRSESPYDRRRSYSPYDRSYSPRHGHRHRSRSPYRYRRQRSHSHDRSVSAYYSRRYSPRSRRRSYSRSISPRRSYSRSCSPVSEESRSCSPRKGCAGSKPSRSRSPGKRRSRESYAHSRSSCSRSVSRERSTSAST
- the LOC119290890 gene encoding serine/arginine-rich splicing factor SR45a-like isoform X1, producing MSYSRYRSRSRSVDSSDVENPGNNLFVTGLSSRLTDRDLEKHFSTEGEVIDASIVLDPWTRESRGFGFVTMATLKEAEHCIKYLDRSVLEGRVITVEKAKRRRGRTPTPGRYLGTKSSRGRRYSRSRSPVRRDRYSSRYSPERERSYSPYRRGRSYSRRDRSYSRRDRRRSYSPDERRRYYSPYGRRRSYSPSDRSESPYDRRRSYSPYDRSYSPRHGHRHRSRSPYRYRRQRSHSHDRSVSAYYSRRYSPRSRRRSYSRSISPRRSYSRSCSPVSEESRSCSPRKGCAGSKPSRSRSPGKRRSRESYAHSRSSCSRSVSRERSTSAST